The region CTGATCCGGCCTGATCGGCGCCTTTTCAGGCGTCGGCCCAGGCCCATGCGCACCTCACAGCGATGAGCGCGGTCACACCGTCGGCATGTAACGCCGGCGGCGACGCGGGGACTCGATCATGAATCGTTGCAATTTCCCGCGCCGGATGACGGCAGCGCTCGGCGCGAGGCATTCCGATCACCAGCCGGCGGCCCGGTCCGCTTCGGTATCAACGAAAGAACCACATCATGACCACACTGCGTAAACTGATTGCCGTGGGTGCGTTGCTCCTGACCACCACCCAGGCCTTTGCCGAAGACGCCCATCATCCGGGCGGCGGAACGCCTGCAACCCCTCCCGCCGCCTCGCCGGCACCCGGCGCCAGCCCCGGCATGATGGGCGCCGGCATGATGATGTCGATGATGGAGCCGATGATGGCGCCGGATCGCATCGAGGGACGGATCGCATTCCTCGAGGCCGAACTCAAGGTTACCGATGCCCAGCGCCCGCTTTGGAACGCCTTTGCCGAAGCGATCCGCGCCAACACGCGCGCCATGGCCGGCATGATGATGGAAATGCAAGGCGCGATGATGCCGGCGCCGGGCACCGCATCGCCGACGCTGCTGCAACGGATCGAAAGCCACGAGCGCATGCTCGCCGCCCGCCTCGATTCCCTGCGCCAGTTGAAGGCAGCGCTGCAGCCGCTTTATGCGGCCCTCGACGACAGCCAGAGGCAAACAGCCGACAAGCTGCTCATGCCGGCCCCCATGGGCCCCATGTAGGCGATGCGCGGGACCGCTGTCGGCCCATTGCCGCGCCGGTCCCGATCGACACCGACAATCCGGAGTAACAGGCAATGACCCAAAAATCCTACGCTGATCAAGCCCCTCCCCCATGCACCGCAACGGCGGAACAGCTCCCGAAACCCCACCATTGCCTTTTTGGCGATCGCGGGTGCCCTGGTCGCCATCGGGTTCCTGCTCATCGCCGCTTTCCTTGTCTTCTCCGAGCATCGAGTCCATGTCCTGGGGTATCTGCCCTATCTGCTTCTGCTCGCCTGCCCGTTGATGCACCTTTTCATGCACCACGGCCACGGCCACCAGGGCCATGGCCGACACACCGGCAACAAGGGGCCCTCGCCCATGGCGGAGGACAGGCGCAATGACTGAACCTGCCGCCTACGGCCTCTGGGCCTGGTCATCGTCAACTCGGCGGTGTTCATCGTGTTTGCGGCGAGTTTCGTCAGGCTGCGAACGACACGTGACTGGCGCTCGCTCGGCGCCTTCTCGGCCTTCATCCTCGCGCTCTTTACCGAGATGTATGGCTTTCCCTTGACCATCTATCTGTTGTCGGGCTGGCTCGGGCGCCAGTTTCCGGGCGTGGATTTCTGGTCCCATGATGCGGGGCATCTGCTCGAAACCATGTTCGGTTGGCGCGCCAACCCGCATTTCGGGCTCTTCCATCTCGTCAGCAATATCCTGATCTTCGGCGGCTTCTGGCTGCTTGCCAAAAGCTGGCATGTGCTTTTCAAGGCCCAGCACGACCGCCGCCTCGCCACGAGCGGCCCCTATGCCCATGTCCGCCATCCCCAATACGTCGCCTTTGTCATCATCATGACCGGCTTCCTGTTCCAATGGCCGACCCTGGTGACACTCTTCATGTTCCCGATACTGGTGTGGTTCTACATCCGCCTGGCGAAGCGGGAAGAAGCGGCCGCACAGGCCCAATTCGGCACCGCCTGGGAAAGCTATGCCCGCGCGACACCCGCCTTCATTCCCCGAAGCCAGGGCCATGCCCGGGCTGCAAACACCCATTCAGGAGGTCCGACCCCATGAACGACCACCACACCCATGCGAAGGCCCCCGGCAAACCGGCCGGGGCCGAGGTGGCGGCGCCAAGCGCCGTCTATACCTGCCCGATGCACCCGCAGATCAGGCAGATCGGGCCCGGCAATTGTCCCATCTGCGGCATGACGCTCGAACCGGCAGTGGTGACCGCCGACACCGGGCCGAGCGCCGAGCTCGTCGACATGACGCGGCGGTTCTGGATCGGCCTCGTCCTCGCCCTGCCCGTGCTCGCGCTCGAGATGGGCGGCCATCTCACCAACCTGCACATGTTGCTCGGCGCGCAAGCCTCGAACTGGCTCCAACTCGTGCTGGCAACGCCGGTGGTGCTTTGGGCGGGCTGGCCGTTTTTCGTCCGGGCAGGACAGTCGCTCGTCACCCGTCATCTCAACATGTTCACGTTGATCGCCATGGGCACGGGCGTCGCCTGGGCCTATAGCGTCGTCGCCACCGCCGCACCAGGGATATTCCCCGCGACCTTCCGGGCCGCCGACGGCGCCGTGGCGATCTACTTCGAGGCCGCCGCCGTCATCACCGTGCTGGTGCTGCTCGGCCAGGTGCTGGAGTTGCGCGCCCGCGAGCAGACCGGCGGCGCCATCCGCGCGCTCCTCGACCTGGCCCCCAAGGCCGCGCGCCGGGTCCGCGACGACGGTACGGACGAGGATGTGGCGCTCGAAGCTGTCGCGGTCGGCGACCGTCTTCGCGTCCGCCCGGGCGAGAAGGTGCCGGTGGATGGGGAGTTGATCGATGGCCGCAGTTCGGTCGACGAATCCATGATCACCGGCGAGTCGATGCCGATCGCCAAGGAAGTGGGCAGCAAGCTCATCGGCGGTACCCTCAACCAGACCGGCGGTTTCATCATGCGGGCAGGTAAGGTCGGCCGCGATACGATGCTGGCGCAGATCGTCCGCATGGTGGCCGACGCCCAGCGCTCGCGCGCACCGATCCAGCGCCTCGCCGACGAAGTCTCCGGCTGGTTCGTCCCGGTGGTCATCACGATCGCCGTCCTCGCCTTCGCCGCCTGGGGCATCTGGGGGCCGGAGCCGCGCTTCGCCCATGGCCTGGTTGCCGCGGTGGCGGTGCTGATCATCGCCTGCCCCTGCGCGCTGGGCTTGGCGACACCGATGTCGATCATGGTCGGCGTCGGCCGCGGGGCCGGGCTGGGCGTGCTCATCAAGAATGCCGAGGCCCTGGAGCGTTTCGAGAAAATCGACACGCTGGTGGTCGACAAAACCGGCACGCTGACCGAAGGCAAGCCCAAGGTTACCGCACTGAAAGCGGTCGGCATCGCCGAGGACGAGCTGCTGCGGCTGGCCGCGACCCTGGAACGCGGCAGTGAACACCCGCTCGCCGCGGCGATCGTCGACGCGGCCGAGGCGCGCAACCTTGCCCTGGGGCACGCCGAGGACTTCGACAGTCCCGTGGGCAAGGGGGTGACCGGCAGCGTCGACGGCCGCAAGCTGGTCATCGGCAGCCATCGCATCATGGCGGAGGCAGGCGTCGTGCTTACCGCCCTGACGGCGGCGGCGGAAGGGCTTCGCGGCGAAGGCGCCACCGTGATTTTCGTGGCCATCGACGGGAGCCTCGGCGGGCTCATCGCCATTGCCGACCCGGTCAAGGCCACGACCCCCGCCGCCGTCCAGGCACTCAAGGGTGCCGGGGTCCGCGTGGTCATGCTGACCGGGGACAACAAGACCACGGCGCAGGCGGTGGCCCGCCGGCTCGGCATCGACGAGGTCGAGGCCGAAATCCTGCCGGAGGACAAGGCCAAGGTGGTCGAGCGGCTGCGCCAGGAGGGGCGGATCGTCGCCATGGCCGGCGACGGCGTCAACGATGCGCCCGCCCTGGCCGCGGCCGATGTCGGTATCGCCATGGGCACCGGCACCGACGTGGCGATCGAAAGCGCCGGCGTTACCCTGTTGAAAGGTGATCTTCAGGGTATCATGCGGGCGCGCCAGCTCAGTCGCGCGACCATGAGCAATATCCGCCAGAACCTGTTCTTCGCCTTCATCTACAACGCCGCCGGCGTGCCTGTCGCCGCCGGCGTGCTCTATCCAGCCTTCGGTCTGCTGCTCTCGCCCGTCATCGCCGCGGCGGCGATGGCGCTCTCATCGGTCAGCGTCATCGCCAATGCCCTGCGGCTGCGCCGGGCACGCCTGTAGAACACAAGGGGAGCCGCCAGGCGCACAAACTGCCGGCTCCCCGTCCGGCTCAGGGCTGCCGCCAGGAGTCGATCGCCGCGAGTTCCACTTGCGGCAAGTCCGTGACGATCTCCTGCCGGCCCAGGGCGATTTCGCCGCTCTCGCCGTCCAGCGACAGCCAGTCGCCGTCCTCGATCGCCAAGCCGGCGATCTCGCCGCGGCGGCCGGTCTCGTCGATGGTCAGTTCATGACAGCCGACCAGGCAGACCCGGCCGAGCTGCCGGGCCACGACCGCGGCATGCGCCGTGCGCCCGCCGACGGCGGTCAATATCCCCGCGGCCACGGCAAAGCCCCCGACATCCTCGGTCGAGGTGTCGTGGCGGACCAGGATGACCGGGTCCCCGCCCGAGGCACGGGCCTTGGCACTGGCGCTGTCGAAGGCGATGCGCCCGCTCGCCACCCCCGGCGACGCCGATATCGCCCGGGCGATCGCCGCCGGCCTGGTCGCGAAGCGCAGGGTGCCGGCAGCAGCAACGTCAACCGCCGAGGCCCTTGCCAGCGCCGTGGCCCGGTCGAGCAGGCCCTCGTCGACCAGGTCGACCAGCACGCGCAGCGCGGCACGTGGTGTCCGCTTGGCCGAGCGGGTCTGCAGGAAGAACAGGCGCCCCTCCTCCACGGTGAACTCGACATCCTGGATATCGTGGAATTCCCGCTCGAGGCGCTTGACGCCGGCAGCCAGCGCCTGCGCCGGCCCGGGCAATCGCGCGGCCAGCAGGGCAGCATCGCCGGGCATGCGCCGGCCGGCGACGACATCCTCGCCCTGAGCATCGAACAGGAAATCGACGTAGAGCTCGTTGGCGCCGGTGGCCGGATTGCGCGAGAAGGCCACGCCGGAACCGGACTTGCCGCCGGCATTGCCGAACACCATCACCTGCACGGTGACGGCGGTGCCCGCCAGATTGTCGAGACCGTTCAGGCGCCGGTATTCCCTGGCCCGCGCCCCGTCCCACGAGCGATAGACGGCCCGTGCCGCCGCGGAGAGTTGCGCCATCGGATCGTCCGGGATCGGGTGGCCGGCGGCGCGGATGACGATCGCCTGGAACTCGTGGGTCAGCCGTTCCAAGGCCTCGGAGTCCAAACTGCTCTCGCCGTCGACGCCTTCGCTGCTGATCATGCCGGCGAGCGCGGCATCGAAGGCCGCGGCTGGCACGCCTTCGACCACCTCGCCATAGATCTGGATGAAGCGGCGGTAACTGTCCCAGGCCAGGCGCGGATTGCCGGTCGAGGCGATCAAGCCGCGAACCGAGACGGCGTTCAGCCCGACATCGAGGATGGTTTCCAGCATGCCGGGCATGGATTGGGCAGCACCCGAGCGCACCGAGACCAGGAGCGGTGCCCGGGCATCGCCGAAGCGCCGGCCGGTCGCGGCTTCCAGCGGCGCGATCCCGTCCCGCAGACCCTGCTCCAGCGCCTCGAGCGCATCGGTCTCGTTGCGATTGATCGCCGCGCAAAGCCCGGTCGGCAGGACGAAGGCGGGCGGCACGTTCAGGCCCAGCCGGCTCATGCGCCACAATTGTGTCGCCTTGGCACCGGCCGTCTCGACCGACAGGGTATCGGCCGTGCCGGGGATCCCGATAAATAAGGGGGCAAACTCGCTCATGCCGACAACTCCTCGAGTACGCGGTCACGCAGGGAAAGCGCTGCATGCGACAGGTGGTCGGTCGCCGTCTCGAGCCCGCGTGCAACCTCGAGCCCCAGCACCAGCCCCCTGGCATCGTCGTGCGGCACGGCCATGAAGGCGGCGAACGCCTCGCGTTCCGCCACGTCGGCGCGCCGTTCCGCGGTGGTAACCGCATCGATTGCCTGCAGCGAGGCCAGGGCGTCCGCCCGCTGCCCCTGCGGCAGCCGCGACGCGGCCTCGACCGCACGCACGAGCTGGCCGACGCTGTCGGTCACGATCTCGGCGAGTTGCACGATCGGCGACACACCGAGCATGACGGCCATCGCCTCGGGCAGCAGGCTGAGCAGGAAGGCACAGTCCTCGAGCGAGTCGGTGGCGTTTTCGACCTCGTCGATGACTGGCCGCAACATGCCCGCCTCGCGCAGCCGGGCGGAGATTTCCCGCGCCGACAGGGTCAGGCGGTCGGCCTTTTCCTCGATCAGCTTGGCCCGCCGGGCCAGGGCCTGGCGGGCTGCCGGGGCCGCCGCGCCGGGCGTGGACACCATCTCCTCGATCGCCGCGGCCAGCGTCCGCGACAGGCCGAGGTGGCGCACCAGCACGGTCAGCACCGAGCTTTCCGCCGTCTCGAACCGGCGGGAGAGTTCGGCCTGAATCTGGTCGCGGATCAGGCGCGCGGTACGGCCCGCCGCCAGGCCCTGGCTGGTATCGCGCAGGACATGCTGCAAGAACTCGGTGCATTCGGCGAGGCCCAGCGCTTCGTCGAGGCGCACGCCATAGGGAATGCGGCCGGCCGCGGTGCGATGCACCGCCTCGTAGACGAGATCGTTGCCGCCCAGGTCGAGGAAGGCCCGGTGCCCGAAGTCCGCCTTGGCCGCCCAGGTCAGCAGGTTGATGGCGGCATTGCGGCCGACGAAGATCTGCAGGGCCTTGCGGGCCTTGTTCCAGTCGATCAGGAAGACGATCCGCGAGCCCAGGAACGCCAGCAGCCGATCCAGCGCCGTATCGTCGGCGGCGGCGTAGCGGCCGGTGACGAGATAGAAAATGTCTTCGCTGAGCCCGTCGCCGCGCTGCTCGGCCAGCGGGCTCCAGGCCACCCCCTGCCCCTCGAACAGCGAGATGAAGAACTGTGCCCGCGGCCGGTGCACGTCGGTATAGGTGACGGTCACCACCCCCGGATCGACGTGGATGACCAGGACATGGGCGTCGGTGGTGCCGATGTCGTTCTGGATGGTAAGGCGGCCGCCGGCGCGCACCGCCGTGGTGCCCAGGCCGGGATGGCCGAAGGCCAGCGGCGCGGTACGGTTGAGGCCGGCCATGAAGGCCCTGACGGCCCGGCGATCGGCGTCGCCCAGGGCATGCACCCGCGCCCCGTCGAGGGTTTCGACCGCGGTCTCGGCCGCCAGCCGGTTGATCGCCTTGTGCAGGTCCATGACCAGCAGGTGGAGGCTGTCGCGCCCGTCTCGGGTCGCCACGGCCAGTTGCTCGATCTCCCGCAGGTCTAGTTGATCGCCCTCGGCGGCCGGGATCGATTGCGCAAGGCCCTGCGCCCGCTCGGCCAGGGGCTGGGCGGCGGCGGCATCGGCCGCCTCGAGCGGGGCCAGCATCGCCTCGACATCGCTGGCCAGCCCTGCCAGCAAGGCGCCGATGCCGGGTGCGAACAGGCGTCCCGGCCCCAACAGGCGCGCCTCGGCCACCAGCCCGTCCAGGGCCGCCTGGCCCAGCCCGGCGGCGCGGCACTCCACATCGAAACCGCGGGCCGCGCGATCGGGCGCCTGGGCATGCCGGGCCGCCTCCTGAAGGAGGCTCAAGCGAAGCTTGATGCGATCGTTGGCGCCCAGCGCCTCGCCGATCAGCGTGGGCAGCAGAATCGCCCTCTCGCCCAGGCGTTCGATGATGTCGATCTTGACCGTCACAGCCGTCTCTCTCCGCGCTTACACCTCAACAAGCCGGATTGATGCACCGGAGGCGTGCCCCGCGCATTGCGTTAAGTCATTCATATAAATGTCATATTGGCCGAAGGCGGGCGCTTCGAAACGGCCGGCCGGGTAGCCGCTGGGCCGGTGCCCCGCCCTAGGCGCGGGTTCGACTTTGGTGTGGATAATGTCAACGCGGTCTTGCCGCGGGCGGCCAGATCATCTGAAATGTCAGAACGTGGGACGCAGGAAACTGTTCTGTCCGACGTTAAGGGGCTCGAGAGGCTTGCTTCTCGATCGTACCGTCACCCCCCGACGGTGCCCCGGACCCGCCGGCTCCCCCCGCCGGCGGGTCCACCCTAGGCTCCCGATCGTCAGGCACCCTGCGAGTCGACCGGGCGCGGCCGGCCCTCGTCGTCGATCGCGACCATGACGAAGGTGCCCTCGGTCACCCGCACCCGTTCGGGCGGGATGATGTGGCCGTCGCGCGCCCGGTGGCGGTCGACCCAGGTCTCCAGATGCACGGTCAGCGAGGTCCGCCCGATCTTCACGACATCGCCGTAGATCGACACCAGGTCGCCGACATAGACCGCCTTGTGGAAGGTCATGGCGGTGATGGCGACGGTCGCGACTCGGCCGCCGGCGGGCCGGGCGGCGAGCACGCCGGCGGCGATGTCCATGTGGCTGAGGATCCAGCCGCCGAAGATATCGCCGTTGCCGTTGGCATCCTTGGGCAGGGCGGCGGTGCGGATGATCGGCTCCAGCCCCCGGGTCGACGGGTGGACCAGGCCGGACGGTTCATTGCTCATGGACACTCCACAAGATGTGGGTTAGCGCTTGGGTGCAGGGCACCCTATACTGCGGATTCCCCATTCCCAAAGCATGACGATGAGCGATTCTGAAGACCTTTTCGATCGCACCCCGACCAGCGGTGATTATTCGGCCAAGGACATCGAAGTCCTGGAGGGCCTGGAACCCGTCCGCAAGCACCCCGGCATGTATGTCGGCGGCACCGACGAGCGTGCCTTCCATCACCTGGCAGCCGAAATCCTCGACAATGCGATGGACGAAGCCGTCGCCGGCCATGCAAACCGCATCGAAGTGGAACTGGCCGCCGACGGCCGCCTGACCATCCGCGACAACGGGCGCGGCATTCCCGTCGACCCTCACCCAAAGTTCAAGGACAAATCCGCCCTCGAAGTGATTCTGACCACCCTCCATTCGGGCGGGAAATTCAGTGGCAAGGTCTATGCAACCTCCGGCGGGTTGCACGGCGTCGGATCCTCCGTCGTCAACGCGTTATCGGAGGAAATGGTGATCGAGGTTGCCCGCGACCGGCAGGTTTGGCAGCAGACCTATGTTCGCGGTAAACCGACGACAAAGCTTCTGCCCTTAGGCACCGTGCAGAACCGGCGCGGCACGACGATCACCTTCAAACCCGACCCGGAGATCTTCGGCACGGCGCTCCATTTTCGCCCGGGCCGGCTTTATCGGATGGCGCGGTCCAAAGCCTACCTCTTCCGCGGCGTCGAGATTCGTTGGTCTTGCGCACCCGAATTGATTCCGGTTGGCGACACCACCCCTGCCAGCGATGCGCTGCGCTTTCCTGGTGGCTTGGCCGATTTTCTGGCCGCATCAATCGACGGCACGCCGACGACGACTCCCACCCCCTTTGTTGGCCAGGCCCGCTTGCCGGGCAGCAACTCAGGGGAGGTGGAATGGGCTGTTGCTTGGCCGATCGATGGCGATCCTTTTATTCATACATACTGCAATACCGTGCCTACACCTTTAGGCGGTACGCATGAGGCTGGTTTACGCAGCGCCCTTGCCCGCGCACTCAAGGGCTTTGGCGAACTGACCAACAACAAACGCGCCAGCCAGATCACAGCGGAAGATATTATTGGCGGGGCTACCGCCCTGCTGTCCCTTTTCATTCCAGATCCGCAATTCCAGGGTCAGACCAAAGAGAAGCTAACCAGCCCCGAGGCGACGCGGCTCGTCGAAGCCGCTATCAAGGATCGCTTCGAACATTGGCTGACCTCCGATCCGGCGGCCGGCACCGCTTTGCTCGAGTATGCGATCGCCCGCGCCGAGGAGCGCCTGAAGAAGCGCGCCGACAAGGAAACCAGCCGTAAGACCGCGACCCGCAAGCTGCGCCTGCCCGGCAAGCTGACGGATTGCGCGCGCGATTCCGCCCAGGGGACCGAGATCTTCCTGGTCGAGGGCGACTCGGCCGGCGGTTCGGCCAAGCAGGCACGCGACCGGGCGACCCAGGCCGTGTTGCCCCTGCGCGGCAAGATCCTGAACGTCGCCTCGGCTGCCGCGGGCAAGCTCGAGGCCAACCAGGAACTGTCGGACCTGGTCCTGGCGCTGGGTTGCGGCGCCGGCTCGCGCTTCCGCGAGGGCGACCTGCGCTACGAGCGGGTCATCATCATGACCGACGCGGATGTCGACGGCGCCCATATCGCCTCGCTGCTGATGACCTTCTTCTGGCGCGAGATGCCGGGGATCATCCGCTCGGGCCACCTCTACCTGGCCCTGCCGCCCCTGTTCCGCATCACCCAGGGCGCCAAGTCCGTCTACGCCATGGACGACGAGGACAAGGAGCGGCGGATCAAGCGCGACTTCAAGCCCGGCGCCAAGGTCGAGATCAGCCGCTTCAAGGGCCTGGGCGAAATGCCCGCGGCGCAGTTGCGCGAAACCACC is a window of Oleomonas cavernae DNA encoding:
- a CDS encoding methyltransferase family protein is translated as MFIVFAASFVRLRTTRDWRSLGAFSAFILALFTEMYGFPLTIYLLSGWLGRQFPGVDFWSHDAGHLLETMFGWRANPHFGLFHLVSNILIFGGFWLLAKSWHVLFKAQHDRRLATSGPYAHVRHPQYVAFVIIMTGFLFQWPTLVTLFMFPILVWFYIRLAKREEAAAQAQFGTAWESYARATPAFIPRSQGHARAANTHSGGPTP
- a CDS encoding PEP/pyruvate-binding domain-containing protein, producing MSEFAPLFIGIPGTADTLSVETAGAKATQLWRMSRLGLNVPPAFVLPTGLCAAINRNETDALEALEQGLRDGIAPLEAATGRRFGDARAPLLVSVRSGAAQSMPGMLETILDVGLNAVSVRGLIASTGNPRLAWDSYRRFIQIYGEVVEGVPAAAFDAALAGMISSEGVDGESSLDSEALERLTHEFQAIVIRAAGHPIPDDPMAQLSAAARAVYRSWDGARAREYRRLNGLDNLAGTAVTVQVMVFGNAGGKSGSGVAFSRNPATGANELYVDFLFDAQGEDVVAGRRMPGDAALLAARLPGPAQALAAGVKRLEREFHDIQDVEFTVEEGRLFFLQTRSAKRTPRAALRVLVDLVDEGLLDRATALARASAVDVAAAGTLRFATRPAAIARAISASPGVASGRIAFDSASAKARASGGDPVILVRHDTSTEDVGGFAVAAGILTAVGGRTAHAAVVARQLGRVCLVGCHELTIDETGRRGEIAGLAIEDGDWLSLDGESGEIALGRQEIVTDLPQVELAAIDSWRQP
- a CDS encoding acyl-CoA thioesterase, coding for MSNEPSGLVHPSTRGLEPIIRTAALPKDANGNGDIFGGWILSHMDIAAGVLAARPAGGRVATVAITAMTFHKAVYVGDLVSIYGDVVKIGRTSLTVHLETWVDRHRARDGHIIPPERVRVTEGTFVMVAIDDEGRPRPVDSQGA
- the parE gene encoding DNA topoisomerase IV subunit B, whose translation is MTMSDSEDLFDRTPTSGDYSAKDIEVLEGLEPVRKHPGMYVGGTDERAFHHLAAEILDNAMDEAVAGHANRIEVELAADGRLTIRDNGRGIPVDPHPKFKDKSALEVILTTLHSGGKFSGKVYATSGGLHGVGSSVVNALSEEMVIEVARDRQVWQQTYVRGKPTTKLLPLGTVQNRRGTTITFKPDPEIFGTALHFRPGRLYRMARSKAYLFRGVEIRWSCAPELIPVGDTTPASDALRFPGGLADFLAASIDGTPTTTPTPFVGQARLPGSNSGEVEWAVAWPIDGDPFIHTYCNTVPTPLGGTHEAGLRSALARALKGFGELTNNKRASQITAEDIIGGATALLSLFIPDPQFQGQTKEKLTSPEATRLVEAAIKDRFEHWLTSDPAAGTALLEYAIARAEERLKKRADKETSRKTATRKLRLPGKLTDCARDSAQGTEIFLVEGDSAGGSAKQARDRATQAVLPLRGKILNVASAAAGKLEANQELSDLVLALGCGAGSRFREGDLRYERVIIMTDADVDGAHIASLLMTFFWREMPGIIRSGHLYLALPPLFRITQGAKSVYAMDDEDKERRIKRDFKPGAKVEISRFKGLGEMPAAQLRETTMDVKKRVLLRVTVLEGEEVDTTGMVDRLMGKKAETRFAFIQENAGRATDLDI
- a CDS encoding Spy/CpxP family protein refolding chaperone, whose product is MTTLRKLIAVGALLLTTTQAFAEDAHHPGGGTPATPPAASPAPGASPGMMGAGMMMSMMEPMMAPDRIEGRIAFLEAELKVTDAQRPLWNAFAEAIRANTRAMAGMMMEMQGAMMPAPGTASPTLLQRIESHERMLAARLDSLRQLKAALQPLYAALDDSQRQTADKLLMPAPMGPM
- a CDS encoding DUF2933 domain-containing protein yields the protein MAIAGALVAIGFLLIAAFLVFSEHRVHVLGYLPYLLLLACPLMHLFMHHGHGHQGHGRHTGNKGPSPMAEDRRND
- a CDS encoding copper-transporting P-type ATPase, with amino-acid sequence MNDHHTHAKAPGKPAGAEVAAPSAVYTCPMHPQIRQIGPGNCPICGMTLEPAVVTADTGPSAELVDMTRRFWIGLVLALPVLALEMGGHLTNLHMLLGAQASNWLQLVLATPVVLWAGWPFFVRAGQSLVTRHLNMFTLIAMGTGVAWAYSVVATAAPGIFPATFRAADGAVAIYFEAAAVITVLVLLGQVLELRAREQTGGAIRALLDLAPKAARRVRDDGTDEDVALEAVAVGDRLRVRPGEKVPVDGELIDGRSSVDESMITGESMPIAKEVGSKLIGGTLNQTGGFIMRAGKVGRDTMLAQIVRMVADAQRSRAPIQRLADEVSGWFVPVVITIAVLAFAAWGIWGPEPRFAHGLVAAVAVLIIACPCALGLATPMSIMVGVGRGAGLGVLIKNAEALERFEKIDTLVVDKTGTLTEGKPKVTALKAVGIAEDELLRLAATLERGSEHPLAAAIVDAAEARNLALGHAEDFDSPVGKGVTGSVDGRKLVIGSHRIMAEAGVVLTALTAAAEGLRGEGATVIFVAIDGSLGGLIAIADPVKATTPAAVQALKGAGVRVVMLTGDNKTTAQAVARRLGIDEVEAEILPEDKAKVVERLRQEGRIVAMAGDGVNDAPALAAADVGIAMGTGTDVAIESAGVTLLKGDLQGIMRARQLSRATMSNIRQNLFFAFIYNAAGVPVAAGVLYPAFGLLLSPVIAAAAMALSSVSVIANALRLRRARL